A stretch of the Aegilops tauschii subsp. strangulata cultivar AL8/78 chromosome 4, Aet v6.0, whole genome shotgun sequence genome encodes the following:
- the LOC141021904 gene encoding protein FAR1-RELATED SEQUENCE 5-like, with the protein MVQILSLIHSKKGSLSSMPYLPADVTNLKAKYRRESKLANIEATIAYFDEKAKEDQDFFYRIRLDDEDRVRNMYWVDGINNHNQSLQFGCGLVRNEDTDGYVWLFKTFLECMGGLAPMNIITEQDFSMRAGIEEVFPLAVHRHCRWHIIKKAEETLGSFFADRPELHKAFELCVDHSLTVEEFERSWMAMIETYQVQDHETLASLWEKRMYWVSAYFM; encoded by the exons ATGGTGCAGATACTCTCCCTCATCCACAGCAAAAAGGGGTCTCTAAGTAGCATGCCCTACCTACCAGCAGACGTCACAAACCTAAAGGCAAAGTACCGTAGAGAAAGCAAGTTGGCTAACATAGAAGCCACGATAGCCTACTTCGATGAGAAAGCGAAAGAAGATCAAGATTTCTTCTACAGGATAAGATTGGACGATGAGGACCGTGTCAGGAACATGTATTGGGTGGATG GAATAAATAACCACAATCAGTCATTGCAGTTCGGATGCGGGCTCGTTCGGAATGAAGACACGGATGGGTACGTTTGGCTGTTCAAGACCTTCTTGGAGTGCATGGGTGGACTTGCTCCGATGAACATAATAACAGAGCAGGATTTTAGCATGCGTGCAGGCATAGAGGAGGTCTTTCCGTTGGCAGTGCACAGGCACTGTAGGTGGCACATTATAAAGAAGGCTGAGGAGACACTAGGATCGTTCTTTGCTGACCGTCCAGAGCTGCACAAAGCATTCGAGCTGTGCGTGGACCACAGCTTGACGGTGGAGGAGTTTGAAAGGAGCTGGATGGCTATGATTGAAACATATCAAGTCCAAGACCACGAGACGCTTGCTAGCTTGTGGGAGAAGCGAATGTACTGGGTGTCGGCCTACTTCATGTAG